Within the Flavobacterium sp. N502536 genome, the region GAAATCCTGACCGTAAGAGCCGTTCCGGATGGTGATGAGTACGACAAAGATATTGCTTTGGCGATTCGTTATGCTGTAGACAATGGAGCAAAAGTAATCAACGGAAGTTTTGGAAAAAGCTTTTCTCCTCATAAAAAATGGGTTTATGACGCGATAAAATATGCGGCCAAAAAAGATGTTTTAATCGTGCATGCAGCCGGAAACGATGGTTATAATATTGATGAAACAAAAAACATCAACTATCCGAATGATTCAGAAGACAACGTCAAAGAATTTGCGAATAACCTGATTACAATCGGAGCACTTAATAAAGAATATGGAGAAACTGTTGTGGCAGGATTTTCAAACTTTGGAAAAATAAACGTAGATGTTTTTGCTCCGGGTGAAGAAATTTATGCAACGGTGCCAAACAACAAATACAAATACCTGCAAGGAACTTCAATGGCGTCTCCAAATGCTGCCGGTGTTGCTGCATTGATTCGTTCGTATTATCCAAAATTAAAAGCAGCTCAGGTAAAACAAATTTTAATGGATTCAGGAGTTGCACTTCCATCAAAGGTAGTTTTAGGTACAAACCCAAATCCGGAAGCAAAACCGGTGGCTGTTTCTTCAGCAGAATCTTCAAGAACTGCTAAAATGGTCAACGCCTATAATGCTTTATTGATGGCCGAAAAAATGTCAAAAAAATAACGAAAACCAAATATTAATTTAATGGAAGAGTGTGAGCTCTTCCATTTTGATTGAAATAACAATGCGAAAAATTATACTATTATCTTTTTTGAGTTTGGGTTTAAACTCAGCATTTGCACAAAGTGCACCTTATTGGCAACAGCATGTGGATTACAAAATGGAAGTATCCATGGATGTAAAGAATTATCAATACAAAGGAAAACAAGAGTTGGTGTACACCAACAATTCTCCTGATACGTTGAGAAAAGTTTTTTATCATTTGTTTTTAAATGCATTTCAGCCGGGAAGTGAAATGGATGCGCGTTTGCATACTATAAAAGATCCCGATGGAAGAATGGTGTCTAAAGTGAAAGGTGCGGATGGAAAAGAAACCAAACAAAGCCGAATCGAAACTTTAAAACCAAATGAAATTGGCTATTTAAAAATTTCAGATTTTAAACAAGATGGAGTTTCAGCACAAACAAGAGTTTCCGGAACTATTCTAGAAGTGACTTTGGCGAAACCAATTTTACCAAATTCTAAAACGACATTTACCTTAGATTTTGACGGACAGGTTCCGGTTCAGGTTCGTCGTACAGGACGTAACAATTCAGAAGGAGTAGAATTGTCAATGTCGCAATGGTACCCAAAATTAGCCGAATTTGATTTCGAAGGCTGGCATGCAGATCCGTACATCGCGAGAGAATTTCACGGAGTTTGGGGTAATTTTGATGTAAAAATTACAATCGACAAAGACTATACAATTGGTGGTTCAGGATATTTACAAGATAAAAATCAAATTGGTCATGGTTATGAAGATGCGGGTGTAACTGTTACTTACCCAAAGAAAACAAAAACATTGACATGGCATTTTATTGCGCCAAATGTTCACGATTTTACCTGGGCAGCTGACAAAGAATACACGCACGATATTGTAAAAGGACCAAATGATGTTGATTTGCATTTCTTCTACAAAAACAATCCAAAAACAACCGCAAATTGGAAACAATTAGAGCCTTTAATGGTTAAAGTAATGGATTATTACAACCACAGAGTTGGAGCGTATCCGTACAAACAATACTCTTTTATTCAGGGTGGCGACGGTGGAATGGAGTATGCAATGTGTACTTTGATGCTTGGAAACGGAACTCTTGAAGGAATTTTAGGAACAGCAACTCATGAACTTGGACATTCCTGGTTTCAGCATATCTTAGCTTCAAACGAATCAAAACACCCTTGGATGGATGAAGGTTTTACAACGTACATCGAAGACAGCGCTTTGAACGAACTGAAAGGTGATAAAAAAGAAGTAAATCCTTTTGTTGGAAATTACAAATCGTATTACAGTTTGGTAAATTCTGGTAAAGAACAGCCACAAACTACTCATGGAGACCGTTATGACGAAAACCGTCCGTACAGCATTTCCTCTTATGTAAAAGGAAGTCTTTTTCTTTCTCAGTTAGAATATGTAATTGGAAAAGACAATGTAGATGCTACTTTGAAAAGATATTTTAACGATTTTAAATTCAAGCACCCGACTCCAAATGACATCAAAAGATCAGCAGAGAGAGTTTCAGGAGCAGAATTAGATTGGTATTTAGTTGATTGGACGGGAACAACCAATACGATCGATTATGGGATTAAGGATGTAGCCGATAACGCTGGAAAAACCAATATCACTTTAGAAAGAATCGGAAGAATGCCAATGCCGATTGATTTAACAGTTGAATATACAGATGGTACTTCTGAGAGCTTCTACATTCCATTAAGAATGATGAACTTCATTAAGCCAAATCCAAACCCGAATGTAAAAAGAACGGTTTTAGACGACTGGGCTTGGGCACAATCTAACTATAGTTTTACAATAGACAAAAACAAAACAGCCATCAAAAAAATCACAATTGATCCAAGCGGATTAATGGCGGATGTAAAAGCGGCAAACAATGTTTATGAAGTGAAATAATCTTCATCTTAGCATATAAAAGTCTCGTTTGGAATTTATTTCTAAACGAGACTTTTTATTTAATAGCCTTTGTGTGATAAAGAAGAGAGGCTAAAAAGAATTGAAAACCGGCATCCATTAACGCTGCCAGTAAAAACCGTGGGCAAATTAAAACCATAAAAAAAACGCACAAATTGTGCGTTTTTATATTTTGTAGGCAGCTTATTATCCTAAATGCTCTAACATGTCTTTGGTCATCGATTCCAGATCAAAAGTATGTTTCCAGTCCCAGTCTTGTCTTGCCTCAGTATCGTCAATACTTGCCGGCCAGCTGTCCGCAATTTTCTGACGGAAATCAGGATTGTACGTTATTTCGAAATCAGGAATATGTTTTTTAATTTCAGCAGCAATTTCAGTAGGAGTAAAACTCATTGCAGCCAAATTGTAGGAGGAATGTATTTTGATTTTCTCTGCCGGTGCTTTCATAATGTTAATGGTCGCATCAATCGCGTCATCCATATACATCATTGGCATTTTTGTTTCAGAAGATAAAAAGCATTCGTATTTTTTATCGGCGATAGCCTTGTAGAAAATATCAACAGCATAATCTGTAGTTCCGCCACCAGGAGGCGTCGACCAGCTGATTAAACCAGGATAACGGATGCTTCGTACATCAACACCATAAATGTTATGGTAGTATTCGCACCATCTTTCTCCGGCTTGTTTACTAATTCCATAAACAGTAGAAGGTTCCATTACCGTATATTGAGGGGTATTTTCTTTAGGAGTAGTAGGTCCAAAAACAGCAATACTCGAAGGCCAGAAAATCTTCTGTACCTTTTTGGCTTTTGCTAAATTTAAAACGTGAAATAATGAATTCATGTTCAGATCCCAGGCAAATGCAGGGTTTTTCTCGGCTGTAGCCGACAAAAGCGCCGCCATCAAATAAATATCAGTAATTTTATGTACTTCAACAAGATGTTCGATTTGGTTGAAATCTAAAGCATTGACCACTTCAAACGGACCAGAATTAACAACGTCAGTATTTAATTTTCTAATGTCAGAAGCAATAACATTGTCTGTTCCGTATAGTTTGCGCAGTTTTTGGGTTAGTTCTGTCCCAATTTGACCACAGGCACCAATGATTAATATTTTTGGATTCATTTTTTGAATGGTTTTTTTAGAGAGACAAATATAACGTTTCCTCAATTATTTTTACTTTTCAGAAGGACAAATTATAAATTTAACAATGATAAAGATTCTTTTTTAGATTATTCGTTGTTAGACAGGGAGCGTAGATCAAAATTTATAAGTATTTTCGATCAGGAATTCGCGGTTTTTTGATAAGTCTTACAAACAGGAATTTGCAAATTCAGAATCCGCTACCCGTTGACAGATAAAGTAATTTGTATCAGAAATCAGAATTCGTAATTGTAAAATTACTTTGTAACTTTGTAGCTTAATGTTTTACCAAATGAAATATAAGATATCTCTTTTTCTACTGTTTGTTTTTGTATTGAATTCATGTCAGAATGAAGATGAAAAGCGCCGTGCTGAAAACGAAAAAGAAGCCAAAAAAAACGAAGTCATTTTTAATAAGATCAATAAAGGCTGGGATTTTATCGATGAGCCTATTAACGAAATTTCGGAACAAAAAGTGAATTCGTGGAACGAATGGCGTGACTTTTTAAAAGAACTCGGAGATAAGCCAAGAAAAACTATTGGAGCCTTTCAAAAGAAATCAACCGCGATTTCCAAAAAAGTAATGGCTTTAAACAATAACATTCCTGCGGAGTTTAATATCCCACAGGTCAGAAGCCGAATTTCTATTCTGATTACAAAAGTCAGAATGATGGATTTGTTTATTCACCTGAATCAGATTCCGTCAGATAAAGTAACATTTTTAATTGGGGAGATCAACAAAGAACTGGTTTCATTAGAAAGACAGATGGATCTTATTATGGTAAAAAGTAAAATTCCAAAAGAAGAAGGAGAGGAAGAGTTCTTAAAAATGTTAGATACAACACGTGCTATTCCAAATGCTGGCACAGCTCCCATTCCGGTAAAAAATATAGATCCAAACACACCAAAAGTTGAGTAAAAACGCCTTATATACCCTGTACGATAATCTGCCAAAAAATCAGCAGATTGCTACACAATTACTGGAGCAGAAGCAAATAAAAATGCATCTTAACGGATTGTTAGGGTCGGCGGTTTCATTTGTTATACGTGCCGTTTTCAAAAAAGCGGAATTGCCTTTTTTGGTGATTTTAGACAACAAAGAAGAGGCTGCTTATTATCTGAACGATCTCGAACAAATGATCGGAGAACAGGACGTATTGTTTTATCCTGCGTCATTCCGTCGTCCGTATCAAATTGACGAAACCGATAATGCCAATGTGCTGCTTCGTGCTGAGGTTTTAAACCGAATTAATTCCCGTAAAAAACCTGCCGTAATTGTCACCTATCCGGAAGCCCTTTTTGAGAAAGTGGTTACCCGAAGAGAACTGGATAAAAACACATTGAAAGTCGCTTTGAACGATAAAATTTCGATCGATTTTATCAACGAAGTTTTGTTTGAATATGAGTTTAAAAGAGTCGATTTTATTACCGAACCGGGAGAATTCTCTGTTCGTGGAGGAATTGTAGATGTATTTTCGTTTTCAAACGATCATCCTTATCGAATAGAGTTTTTTGGGAATGAAGTAGACAGCATCAGAAGTTTTGATGTTGAAACCCAATTATCGGTAGAAACGCACAAAAAAATTACAATAATCCCGAATGTCGAGAACAAGCTTTTTCAGGAGAACAGAGAGAGTTTCCTGGATTATATTGCAGAACATACCGTATTGTTTGTTCAAAACACCGACGGGCTTCTCAATCAGTTAGACAAACAATTTGCCAGAGCTGAAGAAGCTTTTGAGAAACTTTCAAAAGAAATAAAACATGCTGAACCTGAAAAGCTATTCTTAAATCAAAGTTCGTTTATCAAACGGGCGTTAGATTTTTCGATAGTAGAGCTGGCTTCAAAACCTGTTTTTAAAACCACAAAAACATTCGAATTTCATATTCACCCTCAGCCTTCCTTCAACAAACAATTTGATTTGCTGTTGAACAATCTGAGCGACAATCATTTTAACGGATATAAAAACTATTTGTTTTGTTCGAATGAAACTCAGGCCAAACGTTTTCATGATATTTTCGAAACTTTAGACGAAGCCAATTCCGAGAACATTCGAAAACAATATCATACCGTTGTATTGCCATTGTTTCAGGGATTCATTGATGAAGAAAGTCAAATTACAGCCTATACCGATCACCAGATTTTTGAGCGTTATCATAAATTTAATATCAAAAATGGTTATTCGAAAAAGCAGAATATTACCCTTAAGGAATTAACTGCGCTTTCGGTGGGTGATTATGTAACGCATATCGATCACGGAATTGGGAAATTTGGCGGCCTGCAGAAAATTCAGGTCGAAGGCAAAACGCAGGAAGCCATAAAACTGGTTTATGCGGATAACGATATAGTGTATGTAAGCATTCACTCGCTTCATAAAATTTCAAAATACAACGGAAAAGACGGAACTCCTCCGAAAATCTATAAACTAGGATCGAACGCCTGGAAAGTTTTAAAACAAAAAACCAAAGCGCGTGTCAAACATATTGCGTTCAATTTGATTCAATTGTACGCCAAACGACGCTTGGAAAAAGGGTTTCAGTTTGCACCGGACAGTTATTTGCAAAACGAATTAGAAAGTTCGTTTATATACGAAGACACGCCGGATCAAACCAAATCGACACAAGAGGTTAAAGCCGACATGGAGAGCGATCGCCCAATGGACCGTTTGGTTTGTGGCGACGTAGGTTTCGGAAAAACTGAGGTGGCGATTCGTGCGGCGTTTAAGGCGGTAGACAATAGTAAACAGGTGGCGGTTTTGGTTCCGACTACTATTTTGGCTTATCAGCATTACCGCACTTTTTCAGAACGATTGAAAGACATGCCGGTTACCATTGGTTACATGAACCGATTTAGAACGGCCAAACAAAAAGCACAAACCTTAAAAGATTTAGCAGAAGGGAAGCTTGATATTGTTATTGGAACCCATCAGTTAGTCAATAAAAATGTAGTTTTTAAAGACCTTGGTTTATTGATTGTCGACGAGGAACAAAAGTTTGGAGTAAACGTAAAAGACAAACTTAAAACAATTGCCGCCAATGTAGATACCCTGACCTTAACGGCAACGCCAATCCCGAGAACGCTGCAGTTTTCATTAATGGCAGCAAGGGATTTATCGGTTATTACGACGCCTCCGCCGAACCGATATCCTATTGAAACAAATGTGGTTGGGTTTAATGAAGAAGTAATCCGTGATGCAATTTCATATGAAATTCAGCGAAACGGACAGGTTTTCTTTATCAACAACCGAATCGAAAATATAAAAGAAGTGGCCGGAATGATTCAGCGTTTGGTTCCAAATGCTAGAGTCGGAATTGGTCACGGACAAATGGAAGGAGCCAAACTCGAAGAATTAATGTTGGGCTTCATGAATGGAGATTTTGATGTTTTGGTAGCGACAACCATCATCGAAAGTGGTCTGGATGTACCCAATGCCAACACGATTTTCATCAACAATGCCAACAACTTCGGACTGTCCGATCTGCATCAAATGCGAGGCAGGGTAGGGCGAAGCAATAAAAAAGCATTCTGTTATTTCATCTGTCCGCCATACTCATCCATGACCGAAGATGCCAGAAAACGTATTCAGGCTTTGGAGCAGTTTAGCGAACTCGGAAGCGGTTTTAACATTGCGATGAAAGATCTTGAAATACGTGGTGCAGGAGATTTATTGGGTGGGGAACAAAGTGGTTTCATCAATGAAATTGGATTTGATACCTACCAAAAAATCATGAACGAGGCGATCGAAGAATTGAAGGAAAATGAATTCAAAGATTTGTATCCGGAAGAAAATGATATTGAAACCAAAGAATATGTAAAAGATTTACAAATCGATACCGATTTTGAGTTGTTGTTTTCTGATGAATACATCAATAACGTTACGGAGCGTCTGAGTTTATACAACGAGCTGGGTGGTGTGAAAAACGAACAGGAACTTGTGGTATTTCAAAATAAATTAATTGACCGTTTTGGTCCGATGCCGCCGCGTGCCAATGCGTTGATGAATAGTATTCGCATCAAATGGATTGCGACAAGCGTGGGTATTGAGAAACTGGTGATGAAAAAAGGAAAAATGATTGGTTATTTCGTTTCAGACCAGCAATCAGATTACTACCAGTCCAAACGTTTCCATAAAGTGATCAAATTTGTACAAACCCATAGTAATCTTTGTCAGATGAAAGAAAAACAAACACCTAATGGTTTGCGTCTTTTATTGACTTTTGACAATGTAAAATCGACCAAACGAGCGTTGGAATTGATGGAATTACTGGGAGAGTAATATAAAAAACGAAACCCGACAGTTTTTTAAAAGCTGTCGGGTTTTTTATTTTTTGTAATTTAGAATATTTAGTTTTTCAGGTCCTTGATTACTTTAAAAGCAACATCAACCTGATCTTCTCCAACTAAAATGGTAAATTCATTTGAAGTCGAAATAACCTCATTGATGATAATTCCTTCCCATGCCAGACGCTGGAAAATGAAATAATAAATTCCGGGAACGACGATGTTTTCTTTTGGTAATTTTACCGTTATGGAGGCTAAATTATCTAATTTCTGAATTAGTTTTTCGCGCATAAAGTGTTTTTCAACCAAATGATTTACACTGCTGCTTACCACAATATTGGTTTCGTTTACCCCACGCGATGAGGTGTAAAAGATATCAGATAAAGCATTAATATCAGAAATTAAATCAGCCTGTTTGTTCAAAACAGTCTCCGAAGCGGCAAAAGTATAATCGGTCAGTTCAGATCGAACCGTGATTTCGCCAATATTCTTGATTACTTTATTGATTTTATGATTCAATTTAAAATCCAGTTCTTCTGTGAGCCGTTTCAATGACATTACAACAGCGCCTTGTTTTACTTCCTTACCAAATTCACTTTCTAATTCGGTCATAATGTTCCGCGAAAGAGACGTAAGGTTGATGATTCCAAGCGATAATGCATTTAATAAAAAGGGTTTTGTTTTAATGTAATTTTCGACGATTGAAGAAACGGTTTTCATAGTTTTTTTCTTTTTTTTGTAACTTAATTGGGTTGGTGTAGTTAAATTGTAGTGTTATAAAACTTTGCGAATATAAATAAAAGAACAATTTGTTACAAATATAACATTGTAAAATTATGTTAAAAATGGAAAAAAGCGTCTGTAATGTGTTCAATTGCAAATGATTCCTTTTTTTTGTGTATTGCAATGATGTCAAATCGCACCTCAAAATCCATTTCCCTATAGTTTATGTAGGCATTTACTGCTTTTACCAGCAGCTGAATTTTTTTTGGTTTCACAAAATCCTGTGGCAAACCAAAATCCAGACTTGATCTTGTCTTTACTTCAATGACCGCTAAAATGGATTCTTTTTGGGCGATAATATCAATTTCGGCCTTTTGAAAAGTCCAGTTCCGATCGAGGATTTGGTATCCGTTTTGCTCCAGATATTCGACAGCGAGGTCTTCTCCTTTTTTTCCAAGTTCATTGTGCTCAGCCATTTTTTTTAATTGTGAGTTATACTATTTTTAGGGAGTAAAGGGCAATTGGCATGTAAAAACGCGAAGTCGCAAAGAATAGAATAAAACTTTGCGACTTCGTGTCTTTATAATATTATGATAGGTGGTATTTAGAATTCTCTAGAGAAAAAGAATTCTCAGATACTATTATTTTTGAAAAGTAACCGTACTTCCTGTTTCCTTTACATCAATTGAAATAGTACTTCCCATAATTAAGGCCCTGTTATCCTGAATATGTCCGGCCGGAAAATTGAAAATTACCGGAATATTGTATTTTTTGGTAACATCATCTACAATTTCCACAGCATTTTTACCCCAGGGAACTTCGTTGTCCTTCATTTTGGTCATACCTCCAACAAGAATTCCTTTTAGGTTTTCGATGCATCCATTACGCCTTAAATTCATCATCATACGATCGATATGATAAAGGTATTCGTCTAAATCTTCGATAAATAAAATTTTATCCTTACAGTCAATTGCCGAGGGAGAACCTAACAAACTGTACAGGATCGATAAATTTCCGCCTACTAATTCACCGGTTGCAGTTCCAAATCGGTTCATCTTATCCGGACCAATCGCATAAGAAATCGGCTCACCAAATAAGGCAGATTTCATTGAACTAACCGCTGCGGGAGTAGCTCGTGGTACCGTTACAGGCATTATACCGTGAATGGACTGATAGCCCATCGTATTCAAATGATTGTGTAAAACCGTAACATCGCTAAAGCCAACAATCCATTTCGGATGTTGTTTGAATTTGGTAAAATCGAGTAAGTCGATCATTCGTACAGTGCCATAACCTCCGCGAACACACCAGATCGCTTTGATGTTTGGATTGTCTAACTGCTTTTGAAAATCGGCAGCACGCTGTTCGTCAGTACCGGCCAGTTGATTAAAATCCAAACCAATCGTACTTCCAACAACCGCTTCAAGTCCCCAGCTGTGCAATAAATCTATAGTAGGTTTTAAGTTATCGTCTATATTTTTTCTGGCTGTTGCTAAAAGGGCTACAGTATCTCCTTTTTGTAAATAAGGTGGTGTTATCATATTTTGTTGTGATTGACAGTGTATGGATTGTAAAGCAAAAATAAGAAATACGAGTTTATAAAAAGAAAAGTAGTTTCTGAAGTATTGGTGTAGGCTCGCTTTCATATTTTTTCTGCAGTTTCATTCGTAAAGATAGAACAAATATAAAGATTTTAAAAAATAAAATAATTAGAAAATTCCTACAAATAAAGTTAATTGTTTAAATTGAACCTTTTAAGGATCTAAGTTTATGAAGGTAATTTCTGTTCAGCTTTGTTGTATCGTTTTTCTGTCTCTGACCATCTTGCAGGCACAGCCCAAAAAGTATTCGATCCATACGGTTGCCTTCTACAACTTTGAAAATCTTTTCGACACGACAGATGATGTCAATACCAACGATGATGAATGGACACCCAAGGGGGCGCAGCATTGGACTATAGAAAAGTACAAACAGAAATTAAAAAACCTGTCCAGAGTTTTGTCTGAAATTGGAATGCCTGACAACTCCAATGCTCCGGTATTAATTGGAGGCGCGGAAATTGAAAATCGCGCCGTTCTGGAAGATTTGATTAAACAGCCTAAGTTACTCCCTTTTGATTATGGTATCATTCATTTTGATTCACCAGACAAACGAGGGATTGATGTCGCTTTGCTGTATCAGAGAAAATATTTTAAACCTACCGCGTATTCTAACATTCCATTACGGATCTATCATAATAAGGTCACGCCTAAAGAAGAGGAGTCACAGCAGGACGATGATATTGAAATCAAAATGGCCGACAACCATCGTGTCTTTACCAGAGATCAGCTTTTAATTACTGGATTTTTGGAAGGAGAAGAACTTCATGTTATTGTCAATCATTGGCCGTCCAGATCGGGAGGTGAAAAGGCAAGCAGTATTTTTCGGGAAGCTGCCGGAAATTTAAACCGAAGAATCATCGATTCGCTGCAAAAAATAAACCCCTCTGCGAAAGTGATCACGATGGGGGATCTGAATGATAGCCCTGCTAATAAAAGTGTAAAAACAGTTCTGGGAGCAAAAGCTAAGAAGTCAGAAGTGGGAGAATTTGGTGTTTTTAATCCGTTTGCAGCAATGCTTGATAAAGGTTTAGGAACCATTGCATTTCGCGATTCCTGGGACATTTTTGATCAAATTATCATCACAGAATCACTTTTAAAAGCTGATTTTTCGACCTTCAACTTTTGGAAAGCGGGGATTTTCAATAAGCCCTTTCTGGTTCAGCGTTCAGGACAGTACAAAGGATATCCGTTACGGCATAGTTTAACAGAAGTTGGATTCAGCGATCATTTTCCGGTTTACATCTATTTGATCAGAGAGGCGAAATAAGTCACAGTCGCAGTTCTCAGTCTCAGTTGATCGCTGTAAACTGTAAACTGTAAACTGTAAACTGAGACTGCGACTGAGAACTGCGACTGCGACTGCCAACTGCGACTAAAAACAAACGCTGCGACTGAAAACTTTTCCTTAACTTAGCTACTTAGAAACTTACTACCTTTAAAAATGGCAATAGCAAAACCTTTCAATCTTACGAAGTGGATCGATGAGAACCGTCATTTACTAAAACCGCCTGTTGGAAATAAAAATTTATACATTGATTCCGGTGATTATATAGTGATGATCGTTGCGGGTCCAAATGCCCGAAAAGATTACCATTACAACGAAACCGAAGAGCTTTTTTATCAGTTGGAAGGCAGCATAAAAGTCATCATTCAGGAAGATGGAGAGCGAAAGGAAATGGAATTACATGCGGGTGATATGTATCTTCATCCAGCTAAAATTCCGCATTCGCCCGTTCGTTCAGAAGGTTCAATTGGATTGGTTATCGAACGCAAACGTGCAGGGTTAGGTTATACTGACGGATTGCTTTGGCACTGTGACAATTGCAATCACAAACTCTATGAAGTGTTTTTTGAATTGCATAATATAGAAAAAGATTTTCTGCCGCACTTCGAACATTTTTATAATTCGGTAGCACTAAGAACCTGCGATAATTGCGGAACCGTAATGGAATCTGATCCCCGCTTTGTTGCGAAGAAATAAGGATATAATTATAATTATCAAACCCGATAGGTTTTTAAAACCTGTCGGGTTTAAATTTAAATGTTACAGTTCAAAACTCTTGCCCTGTTCAGGATAAATAAGTTTTAGCCCCAGATCATTTTGTTTTTGCAGCTGTTCTTTAAGTTTCACAATATTTTTAGTGGGCGGTTTCAGGTGCGTAACGATAATACTGAAACCTTTCAAAGTATCTTTTCCCGACAAATCCTGTAAGGTATGAAGTTCTTTCATCAGATAGTTT harbors:
- a CDS encoding M1 family metallopeptidase, which gives rise to MRKIILLSFLSLGLNSAFAQSAPYWQQHVDYKMEVSMDVKNYQYKGKQELVYTNNSPDTLRKVFYHLFLNAFQPGSEMDARLHTIKDPDGRMVSKVKGADGKETKQSRIETLKPNEIGYLKISDFKQDGVSAQTRVSGTILEVTLAKPILPNSKTTFTLDFDGQVPVQVRRTGRNNSEGVELSMSQWYPKLAEFDFEGWHADPYIAREFHGVWGNFDVKITIDKDYTIGGSGYLQDKNQIGHGYEDAGVTVTYPKKTKTLTWHFIAPNVHDFTWAADKEYTHDIVKGPNDVDLHFFYKNNPKTTANWKQLEPLMVKVMDYYNHRVGAYPYKQYSFIQGGDGGMEYAMCTLMLGNGTLEGILGTATHELGHSWFQHILASNESKHPWMDEGFTTYIEDSALNELKGDKKEVNPFVGNYKSYYSLVNSGKEQPQTTHGDRYDENRPYSISSYVKGSLFLSQLEYVIGKDNVDATLKRYFNDFKFKHPTPNDIKRSAERVSGAELDWYLVDWTGTTNTIDYGIKDVADNAGKTNITLERIGRMPMPIDLTVEYTDGTSESFYIPLRMMNFIKPNPNPNVKRTVLDDWAWAQSNYSFTIDKNKTAIKKITIDPSGLMADVKAANNVYEVK
- a CDS encoding L-threonine 3-dehydrogenase codes for the protein MNPKILIIGACGQIGTELTQKLRKLYGTDNVIASDIRKLNTDVVNSGPFEVVNALDFNQIEHLVEVHKITDIYLMAALLSATAEKNPAFAWDLNMNSLFHVLNLAKAKKVQKIFWPSSIAVFGPTTPKENTPQYTVMEPSTVYGISKQAGERWCEYYHNIYGVDVRSIRYPGLISWSTPPGGGTTDYAVDIFYKAIADKKYECFLSSETKMPMMYMDDAIDATINIMKAPAEKIKIHSSYNLAAMSFTPTEIAAEIKKHIPDFEITYNPDFRQKIADSWPASIDDTEARQDWDWKHTFDLESMTKDMLEHLG
- the mfd gene encoding transcription-repair coupling factor produces the protein MSKNALYTLYDNLPKNQQIATQLLEQKQIKMHLNGLLGSAVSFVIRAVFKKAELPFLVILDNKEEAAYYLNDLEQMIGEQDVLFYPASFRRPYQIDETDNANVLLRAEVLNRINSRKKPAVIVTYPEALFEKVVTRRELDKNTLKVALNDKISIDFINEVLFEYEFKRVDFITEPGEFSVRGGIVDVFSFSNDHPYRIEFFGNEVDSIRSFDVETQLSVETHKKITIIPNVENKLFQENRESFLDYIAEHTVLFVQNTDGLLNQLDKQFARAEEAFEKLSKEIKHAEPEKLFLNQSSFIKRALDFSIVELASKPVFKTTKTFEFHIHPQPSFNKQFDLLLNNLSDNHFNGYKNYLFCSNETQAKRFHDIFETLDEANSENIRKQYHTVVLPLFQGFIDEESQITAYTDHQIFERYHKFNIKNGYSKKQNITLKELTALSVGDYVTHIDHGIGKFGGLQKIQVEGKTQEAIKLVYADNDIVYVSIHSLHKISKYNGKDGTPPKIYKLGSNAWKVLKQKTKARVKHIAFNLIQLYAKRRLEKGFQFAPDSYLQNELESSFIYEDTPDQTKSTQEVKADMESDRPMDRLVCGDVGFGKTEVAIRAAFKAVDNSKQVAVLVPTTILAYQHYRTFSERLKDMPVTIGYMNRFRTAKQKAQTLKDLAEGKLDIVIGTHQLVNKNVVFKDLGLLIVDEEQKFGVNVKDKLKTIAANVDTLTLTATPIPRTLQFSLMAARDLSVITTPPPNRYPIETNVVGFNEEVIRDAISYEIQRNGQVFFINNRIENIKEVAGMIQRLVPNARVGIGHGQMEGAKLEELMLGFMNGDFDVLVATTIIESGLDVPNANTIFINNANNFGLSDLHQMRGRVGRSNKKAFCYFICPPYSSMTEDARKRIQALEQFSELGSGFNIAMKDLEIRGAGDLLGGEQSGFINEIGFDTYQKIMNEAIEELKENEFKDLYPEENDIETKEYVKDLQIDTDFELLFSDEYINNVTERLSLYNELGGVKNEQELVVFQNKLIDRFGPMPPRANALMNSIRIKWIATSVGIEKLVMKKGKMIGYFVSDQQSDYYQSKRFHKVIKFVQTHSNLCQMKEKQTPNGLRLLLTFDNVKSTKRALELMELLGE
- a CDS encoding YraN family protein, with product MAEHNELGKKGEDLAVEYLEQNGYQILDRNWTFQKAEIDIIAQKESILAVIEVKTRSSLDFGLPQDFVKPKKIQLLVKAVNAYINYREMDFEVRFDIIAIHKKKESFAIEHITDAFFHF
- a CDS encoding S66 peptidase family protein; the protein is MITPPYLQKGDTVALLATARKNIDDNLKPTIDLLHSWGLEAVVGSTIGLDFNQLAGTDEQRAADFQKQLDNPNIKAIWCVRGGYGTVRMIDLLDFTKFKQHPKWIVGFSDVTVLHNHLNTMGYQSIHGIMPVTVPRATPAAVSSMKSALFGEPISYAIGPDKMNRFGTATGELVGGNLSILYSLLGSPSAIDCKDKILFIEDLDEYLYHIDRMMMNLRRNGCIENLKGILVGGMTKMKDNEVPWGKNAVEIVDDVTKKYNIPVIFNFPAGHIQDNRALIMGSTISIDVKETGSTVTFQK
- a CDS encoding endonuclease/exonuclease/phosphatase family protein encodes the protein MKVISVQLCCIVFLSLTILQAQPKKYSIHTVAFYNFENLFDTTDDVNTNDDEWTPKGAQHWTIEKYKQKLKNLSRVLSEIGMPDNSNAPVLIGGAEIENRAVLEDLIKQPKLLPFDYGIIHFDSPDKRGIDVALLYQRKYFKPTAYSNIPLRIYHNKVTPKEEESQQDDDIEIKMADNHRVFTRDQLLITGFLEGEELHVIVNHWPSRSGGEKASSIFREAAGNLNRRIIDSLQKINPSAKVITMGDLNDSPANKSVKTVLGAKAKKSEVGEFGVFNPFAAMLDKGLGTIAFRDSWDIFDQIIITESLLKADFSTFNFWKAGIFNKPFLVQRSGQYKGYPLRHSLTEVGFSDHFPVYIYLIREAK
- a CDS encoding 3-hydroxyanthranilate 3,4-dioxygenase, producing the protein MAIAKPFNLTKWIDENRHLLKPPVGNKNLYIDSGDYIVMIVAGPNARKDYHYNETEELFYQLEGSIKVIIQEDGERKEMELHAGDMYLHPAKIPHSPVRSEGSIGLVIERKRAGLGYTDGLLWHCDNCNHKLYEVFFELHNIEKDFLPHFEHFYNSVALRTCDNCGTVMESDPRFVAKK